One window of Paenibacillus sp. FSL K6-3182 genomic DNA carries:
- a CDS encoding helix-turn-helix domain-containing protein produces MKSSISGKVMIIYGSTFLLIIVLTFWLSYRGTVGPLEADLTNTNLALLKQVDQKIEVAFRQTEKDLLALMEELEFVYFMLDSYNDDAQKYSNYYGLTTKLKNFINANPTFSSIFVYSAVNGDILTEKAYMNDISSLDNWLADYMDMPGYFKWMTTHPVWDGTTTQDVVTLVRSYPTLSSPGYRNGIVAVNINEVVLYDMIKSVYEESSAGHLFIFDADGKVVSHDDKTLLYQNLKQLPYMKNVLSAEGSGSLSVKLDGIPQTVFYRTSAYTGWKMVSIMPESQIYEPLQITRNLLFILAGVMIVLALIVLFYINRLTFKPLDRLVSKLSGTYQPDKKRGFDTAGFTYLETVFEQMMENREHLEKHVRDSKSVLKWRLIMDMLTGYRTDYQALRHHFEFTGIKLYSERYLVCTAEIAKPEDCLSPRDETLYTYVFCNVAEEMMGKEDAGVAIDLGGGRAALVFSFAEGEAEQNHLRALAILEWILEVIKKQFGLVATVGVGRGVKELGDIQSSYGESRKALRYKMLFGSHSVISIEDLQPPDSQDYYRLNRKATRIMEALKQTDTDKIKEDVHQAFEKAVELGLPPDLIRQFSFDLIVKALQVADAIGIGPEESMGNLDSIYEKIEHSEDWKQAEALVLAVLEELAAKLTSKRSLRGKNDTIERMLTYIQAHYHENDLSLDRLAEQFHLSPTYISKQFKEYTERNFIDYLIEIRIDASKALLANKDKKVNDIAESIGYMNTRSFLRTFKKFTGMTPTEFREHAISKQTGQGTERT; encoded by the coding sequence ATGAAATCCAGCATTTCGGGAAAAGTGATGATCATTTACGGAAGCACATTTCTGCTGATTATTGTCTTAACCTTCTGGTTGTCCTACCGGGGTACGGTTGGTCCGCTTGAGGCCGATCTGACCAATACGAATCTCGCTCTACTCAAGCAAGTAGACCAAAAGATTGAAGTGGCGTTCCGTCAAACCGAGAAAGATTTGCTCGCGCTTATGGAAGAGCTCGAATTTGTCTACTTCATGCTGGATAGCTACAATGACGATGCCCAAAAATACAGCAACTATTATGGGCTTACGACAAAATTAAAAAACTTTATTAACGCGAATCCCACATTCTCATCCATTTTTGTTTACTCTGCTGTAAACGGCGATATTTTAACCGAAAAGGCTTATATGAACGATATTTCATCGTTAGACAACTGGCTGGCTGATTATATGGACATGCCGGGTTATTTCAAGTGGATGACGACCCATCCGGTGTGGGATGGAACGACGACTCAAGACGTTGTGACACTGGTGCGCTCCTACCCGACGCTCAGCAGTCCCGGTTATCGTAACGGCATCGTTGCCGTTAACATTAACGAGGTTGTTCTCTACGATATGATTAAATCGGTCTATGAGGAAAGCTCGGCTGGCCATCTGTTTATATTCGACGCAGATGGAAAAGTTGTCAGCCACGATGACAAAACGCTCCTTTACCAAAATTTAAAGCAATTGCCCTATATGAAAAACGTACTCTCAGCAGAAGGCAGCGGCTCCCTATCAGTCAAGCTGGACGGGATCCCGCAAACCGTATTTTACAGGACTTCCGCCTATACGGGGTGGAAAATGGTCAGCATCATGCCGGAATCACAAATTTACGAGCCGCTTCAGATTACCCGCAATCTTCTGTTCATATTGGCTGGCGTAATGATCGTTCTAGCGCTAATTGTATTGTTCTACATCAATCGATTAACCTTCAAGCCGCTTGATCGACTGGTTAGCAAGCTTTCAGGGACCTACCAGCCAGATAAGAAGCGCGGATTTGATACGGCGGGATTCACTTATTTGGAGACGGTGTTTGAGCAAATGATGGAGAATCGGGAGCACTTGGAGAAGCATGTGCGGGATTCCAAATCCGTACTCAAATGGAGACTGATTATGGATATGCTGACCGGCTACCGAACGGACTACCAAGCTTTGCGGCATCACTTTGAATTTACAGGCATTAAGCTCTATTCAGAGCGCTACCTTGTATGTACGGCAGAAATTGCGAAACCAGAAGACTGCTTAAGCCCGCGTGATGAAACGTTGTATACGTATGTGTTTTGCAACGTGGCGGAGGAGATGATGGGCAAAGAGGATGCTGGAGTCGCAATCGATTTAGGCGGCGGACGAGCGGCGCTTGTCTTTAGTTTCGCAGAGGGCGAAGCGGAACAAAACCATTTGCGCGCGCTCGCAATTTTGGAATGGATACTTGAGGTGATTAAGAAGCAATTCGGATTAGTCGCTACGGTGGGTGTAGGCAGAGGAGTCAAGGAACTCGGCGATATTCAAAGCTCCTACGGCGAGTCGCGCAAGGCGCTCCGCTACAAGATGCTTTTTGGCAGCCATTCCGTCATTTCAATCGAGGATTTGCAACCGCCGGACAGTCAAGACTATTACCGTTTGAATCGGAAGGCTACTCGAATTATGGAGGCGCTCAAGCAGACGGATACAGATAAAATAAAGGAGGATGTGCACCAAGCCTTTGAGAAGGCGGTGGAACTAGGCTTGCCTCCTGACCTCATCCGCCAGTTTTCGTTCGATTTAATCGTGAAGGCGCTGCAGGTTGCGGATGCAATCGGAATCGGTCCCGAGGAGTCGATGGGCAACTTGGACAGCATTTATGAGAAGATTGAGCATAGTGAGGATTGGAAGCAAGCAGAGGCCCTCGTCCTGGCTGTTCTTGAGGAGCTAGCTGCTAAGCTTACAAGCAAACGAAGCCTGAGAGGGAAAAATGACACGATTGAGCGGATGCTTACCTACATTCAAGCCCATTACCATGAAAATGATTTGTCGCTCGATCGGCTCGCTGAACAGTTTCATTTGAGCCCAACCTATATTAGCAAGCAGTTTAAAGAATACACCGAGCGAAATTTTATCGACTATCTAATCGAAATTCGAATTGACGCCTCGAAAGCACTGCTCGCTAACAAGGATAAAAAGGTGAACGATATCGCCGAATCGATTGGATATATGAATACCCGCAGCTTCTTGCGGACGTTTAAAAAATTTACAGGGATGACACCGACAGAGTTCCGCGAGCATGCCATCAGCAAACAAACAGGGCAAGGCACAGAGCGAACGTAA
- a CDS encoding ATP-binding protein, translating into MNADDGIGMDEEELGQLLDGKYNEQRGIGLLNTDRRLKQLYGHGLVITSKLNFGTKVSFQIP; encoded by the coding sequence TTGAATGCAGATGATGGGATCGGAATGGACGAAGAAGAATTGGGGCAACTGTTGGATGGGAAGTATAACGAACAACGAGGAATTGGTTTATTGAATACGGATCGCCGATTAAAACAGTTATATGGTCATGGACTTGTCATTACAAGCAAGCTTAATTTTGGAACCAAGGTATCATTCCAGATTCCCTAA
- a CDS encoding antibiotic biosynthesis monooxygenase produces MFIQLRSIVVEKGNSQQVVDNFGQEGYIDGKEGLIDINIMVNRKAKETEEVVIMIRWESDEAWKNWEKDPVHIAGHRNKKDEQRPSYIVDSSVNMYDVKKIKSGTFGK; encoded by the coding sequence GTGTTCATTCAATTGAGATCAATTGTAGTGGAAAAGGGAAATTCACAGCAAGTTGTCGACAATTTTGGGCAAGAGGGCTATATTGACGGCAAGGAAGGTCTTATCGATATTAATATTATGGTGAATAGAAAAGCAAAAGAAACGGAAGAAGTTGTTATTATGATCCGTTGGGAGTCTGATGAAGCTTGGAAAAATTGGGAGAAAGATCCCGTCCATATTGCTGGCCATCGGAACAAAAAAGATGAGCAGCGTCCTTCATATATCGTTGATTCATCGGTAAATATGTATGATGTAAAAAAAATCAAATCAGGTACTTTTGGCAAATAA
- a CDS encoding methyltransferase domain-containing protein, which yields MPSGQFWKTELYDNKLGFVSEYGKEVVELLSPVSGEKILDVGCGTGDLAYEISKTGATVVGMDFSAEMIEKAQVKYPTIHFFTGNGEQFQLDETFDAVFSNAALHWMKNAKQVVENVWNVLNSGGRFVAEFGGKGNVNRIVKATTAVLDEDYAIDAEKLNPWFFPSISEYSALLEQQGFRVTYAILFDRPTKMEDGEEGLNHWLSGFANHFFANVSEEDKKLLYAKIAARVRNDLFHDGTWDVDYVRIRVKAIKP from the coding sequence ATGCCTTCCGGCCAATTTTGGAAAACCGAATTATATGACAACAAACTGGGTTTTGTATCTGAGTACGGGAAGGAAGTTGTAGAATTATTAAGTCCTGTCTCAGGCGAGAAAATATTAGATGTAGGGTGTGGCACCGGAGATTTGGCCTATGAAATATCGAAAACGGGAGCAACAGTTGTAGGCATGGATTTTTCTGCGGAAATGATTGAAAAAGCACAAGTGAAATATCCAACCATTCATTTTTTCACTGGAAATGGTGAGCAGTTTCAGTTAGATGAAACATTTGATGCTGTATTCTCTAATGCGGCATTGCATTGGATGAAAAATGCAAAACAAGTGGTTGAAAATGTGTGGAATGTGCTAAATAGCGGCGGCAGATTTGTTGCTGAGTTTGGAGGCAAAGGAAATGTTAATCGAATAGTAAAAGCAACAACAGCTGTGCTTGATGAGGATTATGCTATTGATGCAGAAAAGTTAAATCCTTGGTTCTTTCCGAGCATTTCAGAATATAGCGCTCTACTTGAACAACAAGGCTTTCGTGTAACTTATGCCATTCTTTTTGATCGGCCTACGAAGATGGAAGACGGTGAAGAAGGACTAAATCACTGGTTATCTGGTTTTGCAAATCATTTTTTCGCTAATGTATCGGAAGAAGATAAAAAGTTGCTATACGCTAAAATAGCCGCAAGAGTAAGAAATGATTTATTCCATGATGGTACATGGGATGTGGATTATGTGCGGATTAGAGTAAAAGCTATTAAGCCATAA
- the araA gene encoding L-arabinose isomerase, with translation MLQVKPYQFWFVTGSQHLYGPETLEEVAQHSRIIAAALNDDSVISSEIVFKPVVTTPEEIYKLCLEAKADENCAGIITWMHTFSPAKMWIHGLSELRKPLLHLHTQFNRDIPWETIDMDFMNTNQSAHGDREYGHIFARLGLERKVVTGHWEDGVTRSRIASWMGTAIAVNEGRHLKVARFGDNMRQVSVTEGDKVEAQIKFGWSINGYGIGDLVARMNEVSDSEVKQLLEEYNEQYDISSETRGNAASWASIGEQARIELGLKAFLQEGGFSAFTTSFEDLHGMKQLPGLAVQRLMEQGYGFGGEGDWKTSALTRMMKLIANNKGTSFMEDYTYHLEEGNELVLGSHMLEVCPTIADSRPKIEVHPLGIGGKADPARIVFDGRSGAALNASLIDLGNRFRLIINQVDAVKPTHEMPKLPVARVLWKPEPSLRDAAESWIYAGGAHHTVFSYVVTTEQLVDWADQVGIETVVIDKHSTVRSVRNELRWNDLSYRIR, from the coding sequence ATGTTACAAGTTAAGCCCTATCAATTTTGGTTTGTTACCGGAAGCCAGCACTTGTACGGACCAGAAACATTAGAAGAGGTTGCACAGCATTCACGTATTATTGCTGCGGCGTTGAATGATGATTCTGTTATTTCATCCGAAATTGTATTTAAACCTGTAGTAACAACTCCAGAAGAAATTTACAAGCTTTGCTTAGAAGCGAAAGCGGATGAGAACTGTGCAGGCATCATCACTTGGATGCATACCTTCTCACCTGCAAAAATGTGGATTCATGGGTTGTCTGAGCTGCGTAAGCCATTACTACACCTTCATACTCAATTCAACCGTGATATTCCTTGGGAAACGATTGATATGGACTTTATGAATACGAATCAATCCGCGCATGGCGACCGAGAATACGGCCATATTTTCGCCCGACTAGGCCTTGAGCGCAAAGTCGTTACGGGTCACTGGGAGGATGGCGTTACTCGTTCCCGCATTGCCAGCTGGATGGGAACGGCAATTGCAGTTAATGAAGGCCGTCATCTTAAGGTTGCTCGCTTCGGAGACAATATGCGTCAAGTTTCGGTTACGGAAGGCGACAAAGTTGAAGCGCAAATCAAATTCGGATGGTCGATTAATGGTTATGGCATTGGTGATCTTGTTGCTCGTATGAATGAGGTTTCAGATTCAGAAGTAAAACAGCTGCTTGAGGAATACAACGAGCAGTACGATATTTCGTCCGAGACACGCGGCAATGCAGCTTCATGGGCTTCCATTGGCGAGCAGGCTCGTATTGAGCTTGGCCTAAAAGCATTTTTACAAGAGGGCGGTTTCTCCGCATTTACTACGTCATTTGAAGATTTGCATGGCATGAAGCAGCTTCCAGGTCTTGCAGTTCAGCGCTTGATGGAGCAAGGATACGGCTTTGGTGGCGAGGGCGACTGGAAAACATCTGCACTTACTCGCATGATGAAGCTGATTGCCAATAACAAAGGTACTTCATTTATGGAGGACTATACTTATCATCTAGAAGAAGGCAACGAGCTCGTACTTGGATCACATATGCTTGAGGTATGTCCTACAATAGCGGATAGCCGTCCAAAAATCGAAGTTCATCCGCTTGGCATCGGCGGCAAAGCGGATCCAGCACGGATTGTATTCGATGGACGCTCTGGTGCTGCGCTTAATGCTTCACTCATCGATCTAGGCAATCGTTTCCGCTTGATCATTAACCAAGTGGATGCAGTGAAGCCTACTCATGAAATGCCGAAGCTTCCAGTAGCTCGTGTGTTGTGGAAACCAGAACCATCGCTTCGAGATGCAGCAGAGAGCTGGATTTACGCTGGCGGCGCTCATCACACCGTATTCTCATATGTCGTAACGACTGAGCAGCTTGTAGACTGGGCGGATCAAGTTGGCATTGAAACCGTAGTAATCGATAAGCATTCAACGGTACGCAGTGTTCGCAACGAGCTTCGTTGGAACGATCTCAGCTATCGTATTCGTTAA
- a CDS encoding class I SAM-dependent methyltransferase encodes MYIADKWVDYEVIDTGDGDKLERWGNYTLRRPDPQIIWPITNETGLWKKADGHYHRSNSGGGQWSMSESLPERWTISYGELNFHIKPTNFKHTGLFPEQAVNWSWMMDKIRNAGRPIRVLNLFAYSGGATVAAAAAGAEVCHVDAAKGMVQWAKDNAQLSGLESAPIRYITDDVFKFVQREQRRGKQYDAIIMDPPSYGRGTNGETWKLEENLFPFLQSCTSILSDNPLFLLINSYTTGLSQSVLHNLLHMTMNAKYGGEINCGEIGLPITKSGLNLPCGILGRWESK; translated from the coding sequence ATGTACATAGCAGATAAATGGGTAGACTACGAGGTTATAGATACAGGAGACGGAGATAAGCTCGAACGTTGGGGCAATTATACACTCCGCCGTCCAGATCCACAAATTATTTGGCCGATCACAAATGAAACAGGTCTTTGGAAAAAAGCCGATGGCCATTACCATAGAAGCAATTCCGGTGGCGGTCAATGGTCGATGAGCGAATCATTGCCTGAACGCTGGACAATTTCTTATGGCGAACTAAACTTCCATATCAAGCCGACAAACTTCAAGCATACAGGATTATTTCCTGAGCAAGCCGTTAACTGGAGCTGGATGATGGACAAAATCCGTAATGCTGGACGTCCTATTCGTGTCTTGAATCTCTTTGCCTATTCGGGCGGTGCCACTGTTGCAGCCGCAGCAGCAGGTGCTGAAGTATGCCACGTTGACGCAGCTAAGGGTATGGTCCAATGGGCAAAAGATAACGCCCAGCTGTCTGGACTTGAGTCCGCTCCAATTCGCTATATTACGGATGACGTGTTCAAATTCGTTCAACGCGAGCAGCGCCGCGGCAAGCAGTATGATGCGATTATTATGGATCCACCTTCTTATGGACGTGGCACGAATGGTGAAACATGGAAGCTCGAAGAAAATTTGTTTCCATTCTTACAATCCTGTACATCGATTTTGTCTGACAATCCATTGTTCCTACTCATCAACTCCTATACAACTGGATTATCGCAATCTGTTCTGCACAACCTGCTGCATATGACAATGAATGCCAAATACGGTGGCGAAATCAATTGTGGAGAAATCGGATTGCCGATTACGAAGTCCGGCCTTAATTTGCCGTGCGGAATACTGGGACGTTGGGAGTCTAAGTAA
- a CDS encoding RluA family pseudouridine synthase, whose product MSIKVLFEDNHVIAVVKPPGVLSQEDDTGDADMLTLLKQDIKERYNKPGNVFLGLVHRLDRMVGGVMIFAKTSKAASRLSESVRSRHFGKTYVCVVQGTPKQSQARLTHFIVKNSKQNQVTVYNKPTNEAKEAILDYEVAAVSGRYSLIAVKLHTGRPHQIRAQLAHIGCPLVGDLKYGAKPTSGISEIALWSTSVSAPHPITKEWMSFRSVPTGSDVWNWWTSSQLEDASSMLSNT is encoded by the coding sequence ATGTCGATCAAGGTTCTGTTCGAGGACAATCATGTAATAGCTGTCGTTAAGCCGCCTGGCGTCCTCTCACAAGAGGATGACACCGGCGATGCTGATATGCTTACCCTGCTTAAGCAGGATATAAAGGAACGATATAACAAGCCGGGAAACGTCTTTCTCGGCCTCGTTCACCGTCTTGACCGTATGGTTGGCGGCGTTATGATTTTTGCCAAAACCTCAAAAGCTGCGTCCAGATTATCCGAATCGGTTCGCAGTAGACATTTTGGCAAAACTTATGTTTGTGTTGTACAAGGTACGCCAAAACAATCTCAAGCGCGTTTAACTCATTTTATTGTTAAGAACAGTAAACAAAATCAAGTAACCGTCTATAACAAACCCACGAATGAGGCGAAAGAAGCGATTTTGGATTACGAGGTAGCAGCTGTATCTGGCCGTTATTCATTGATTGCGGTGAAGCTGCATACCGGAAGACCTCATCAAATCCGTGCACAGCTGGCTCATATCGGCTGTCCGCTCGTAGGCGACCTGAAATACGGCGCGAAACCAACAAGCGGCATATCCGAAATTGCGTTATGGTCAACCTCGGTTTCAGCCCCTCATCCTATAACAAAGGAATGGATGAGTTTTCGTTCCGTTCCAACAGGCTCTGATGTTTGGAATTGGTGGACTAGTTCGCAGCTTGAAGACGCCTCCAGTATGCTGAGCAATACGTAA
- a CDS encoding CapA family protein encodes MMHTPQLPGAFDKKTNRYDFKPFFAEVKPILEQGDWVIANLETPIAGVEYGYTGYPTFNAPTELGEAIKDAGFNLITNANNHSLDKGESGVLRTLENLKKLGLPSKGTAASQEEADQAVLSEKNGIVMGLLAYTYGTNGIPIPEGKPYLVSLIDEEKIKADIIRLREAGADFITVSLHFGTEYQIIPNEEQKRLARSLVAAGADIIAGSHPHVVQPYEVLETTDEKGHVKKGLIIYSMGNFISNQRGESKDYGVIFKVNVRKNMTDGTVTITDVESIPTWVHRYKPDRSFRYRILPIEETLAASNDTLLTQADYEVLQKNYDMLRNRLDSMK; translated from the coding sequence ATGATGCATACGCCCCAGCTGCCCGGAGCTTTTGACAAGAAAACGAATCGATATGACTTCAAGCCGTTTTTTGCAGAGGTTAAACCGATTTTGGAGCAAGGAGATTGGGTTATTGCCAACCTAGAAACACCAATTGCTGGTGTGGAATATGGCTATACTGGATATCCAACGTTTAATGCGCCAACCGAACTTGGAGAGGCGATCAAGGATGCTGGATTTAACTTAATAACAAATGCCAACAATCATTCACTTGATAAAGGTGAGTCAGGTGTGCTTCGCACTCTCGAGAACTTAAAGAAGCTTGGTCTTCCAAGCAAGGGAACAGCCGCATCGCAAGAAGAAGCAGACCAAGCTGTCCTATCCGAGAAAAATGGCATCGTTATGGGATTGTTAGCTTACACCTATGGAACAAATGGCATTCCAATTCCAGAAGGCAAACCTTACCTCGTTTCGCTTATTGATGAAGAGAAGATTAAAGCAGACATCATTCGGCTGCGTGAAGCAGGTGCTGACTTTATTACCGTTTCTCTGCATTTCGGAACTGAATATCAGATTATACCAAATGAAGAACAAAAACGTCTCGCTCGTTCGCTTGTCGCTGCGGGAGCTGATATTATTGCCGGTTCGCATCCCCATGTTGTCCAGCCCTATGAAGTGCTTGAAACAACCGATGAGAAAGGTCATGTAAAAAAGGGACTTATTATTTATTCTATGGGAAATTTTATTTCTAATCAGCGGGGCGAATCGAAGGATTACGGAGTTATTTTTAAAGTTAATGTTCGTAAAAATATGACAGACGGCACAGTTACTATAACTGATGTTGAATCCATTCCGACATGGGTGCATCGCTACAAGCCTGATCGTTCCTTTCGCTATCGCATCTTGCCAATCGAAGAAACATTAGCTGCTTCAAATGATACCTTGCTAACGCAAGCCGACTACGAGGTGCTCCAAAAAAATTACGATATGCTGCGCAATCGGCTCGATTCTATGAAATAA
- a CDS encoding MarR family transcriptional regulator has product MVSGEFTRLWTKLSREWKNNLEQSLAPLTEGQLNVLELMLQHQPMKPSDLLQYLATTPAAITTLLDRMERNELIERTRDDHDRRIVWVSVSEKGKAEAERGTTIRTQMIEQSLDRISSHNQQLLVYLLGKVANL; this is encoded by the coding sequence ATGGTGTCTGGAGAATTTACTCGATTATGGACGAAGCTTTCGCGTGAATGGAAAAACAACTTGGAACAATCGCTTGCTCCTTTGACAGAAGGGCAGCTGAATGTATTAGAGCTGATGCTTCAGCACCAACCGATGAAGCCATCTGATCTGCTCCAATATTTAGCGACTACACCTGCTGCAATTACAACACTGTTGGATCGAATGGAAAGAAATGAGCTCATTGAACGTACAAGAGATGATCATGATCGAAGAATTGTTTGGGTTTCTGTATCGGAGAAGGGCAAAGCTGAGGCGGAGCGCGGTACAACGATTCGGACTCAAATGATCGAACAATCGCTGGACCGCATTTCCTCTCATAACCAGCAGCTGCTGGTTTACTTGTTGGGTAAAGTAGCAAATTTGTAA
- the gyrA gene encoding DNA gyrase subunit A, whose protein sequence is MSMLEQFLPAFLEEVVGDRFGRYSKYIIQDRAIPDVRDGLKPVQRRILYAMYDSGNTPDKQYRKSAKTVGDVMGNYHPHGDSSIYEGMVRMAQPWKMGHPLVDGHGNWGSQDDDPAAAMRYTEARLSPIAMELLRDIEKRTVQFKDNFDNTTKEPVVLPSRYPNLLVNGTSGISAGFATEIPPHNLREVIDACIALMGSPELTQEELMTYVKGPDFPTGGIIMGEEGIRDAYATGKGRIYIRAKTAIEDMRGGKQQLVITEIPYQVVKSRLVTAMENIRLEKKVEGIAEVRDESGRNGLRIVIEFKKDADAQGILAYLFKKTDLQVAYSFNMVAIVNKTPMQLGLKQILSAYIDHQKEVVTFRTKYDLEKAEDRAHVVEGLVKALNILDEVIATIKASKNRGDAQDNLVAKFDFSARQADAILTLQLYRLTNLEITTLEKELKEAMKKIAYLKSILASEKKLIGVIRDELLEIQTKYGIDRRSVLRGEIEELKVNLEVLVTPEDVLVTLSQDGYVKRTSMLSFTRSGGELQNAGVKEGDFVRELLEVNTIDNLLLFTRKGQYYLLPVHQIPEFKWKDTGTAIVNVVPIPKDDSIVSVIPIKDILASTASLVFVTKRGQVKRTELKEYATTRSTAVAACKVSEGDEVIRVVLSDGSKQIMLITKQGMSIRFTESEVNSMGRVATGVRGIQLKDGDELVTAEWVAEDEGELLVITDIGYAKRTLLLDYPIQGRGGKGVQTFEFKEGKRVRPNGSSLIGAYYCKAAKEIVAITSSGAKLSATSEKAPIEDRKSIGKLIFPVEKTDVITSTLARSITDTNQKVD, encoded by the coding sequence ATGAGTATGCTGGAACAGTTTTTACCGGCGTTTTTGGAGGAAGTGGTAGGCGACCGCTTCGGACGCTATTCAAAGTATATAATTCAGGACCGTGCCATTCCTGACGTTCGCGATGGTTTGAAGCCCGTGCAGCGTCGTATTCTATATGCGATGTATGATTCAGGAAACACACCGGACAAGCAATATCGCAAATCGGCCAAAACTGTCGGTGACGTTATGGGTAATTACCATCCGCATGGTGACTCATCCATTTATGAGGGTATGGTTCGGATGGCACAGCCTTGGAAAATGGGACATCCGCTCGTTGATGGACACGGAAACTGGGGTTCTCAGGATGATGATCCAGCAGCAGCTATGCGTTATACGGAAGCGCGTCTATCGCCAATTGCGATGGAGCTGCTTCGTGACATAGAGAAAAGAACGGTACAATTCAAGGATAATTTCGATAATACAACGAAGGAGCCGGTTGTGCTGCCGTCGCGGTACCCCAACTTGCTCGTAAACGGGACCAGCGGCATCTCTGCCGGCTTTGCCACGGAAATCCCGCCTCATAACCTGCGTGAGGTTATTGATGCGTGTATCGCCCTTATGGGAAGCCCAGAGCTGACGCAAGAAGAACTTATGACTTATGTGAAAGGTCCGGATTTCCCTACTGGCGGCATTATTATGGGCGAAGAAGGCATTCGAGACGCATATGCTACAGGTAAAGGCCGCATATACATTCGTGCTAAGACGGCTATCGAGGATATGCGCGGAGGCAAGCAGCAGCTTGTCATTACTGAAATTCCATATCAGGTCGTTAAATCACGGTTGGTTACCGCAATGGAAAACATTCGGCTAGAGAAGAAGGTCGAAGGCATTGCGGAGGTGCGTGATGAGAGCGGACGCAATGGTCTGCGCATCGTCATTGAGTTTAAGAAGGATGCCGATGCACAAGGTATTTTGGCTTATTTGTTCAAGAAAACGGATCTGCAGGTAGCTTACAGCTTCAATATGGTCGCAATCGTGAACAAAACACCGATGCAGCTTGGTCTTAAACAAATATTGTCGGCGTATATCGATCACCAGAAGGAAGTAGTAACTTTCCGCACGAAATATGATCTTGAGAAGGCGGAAGATCGCGCTCATGTTGTAGAAGGGCTTGTAAAAGCGCTCAACATATTAGACGAAGTTATAGCGACGATCAAAGCATCCAAAAATCGCGGGGATGCACAAGACAACTTGGTTGCGAAGTTCGATTTCTCCGCTCGTCAAGCAGATGCCATCCTTACTTTGCAGCTTTATCGCTTAACGAACTTGGAAATTACGACACTTGAGAAAGAGCTTAAGGAAGCGATGAAGAAGATTGCTTACTTGAAATCGATCTTGGCTAGCGAGAAGAAGCTGATTGGTGTTATTAGGGATGAACTGCTTGAGATTCAAACCAAATATGGCATTGATCGCCGTTCTGTTCTGCGCGGTGAAATCGAAGAGCTGAAAGTTAACCTCGAAGTTCTTGTTACACCGGAGGATGTTCTAGTTACATTAAGCCAGGATGGTTATGTAAAACGGACAAGCATGCTCTCGTTTACGAGATCGGGAGGCGAGCTGCAAAACGCAGGTGTCAAGGAAGGTGACTTCGTACGAGAGTTGCTTGAAGTCAATACGATTGACAATTTGCTGCTCTTTACACGCAAAGGTCAATATTATTTGCTGCCGGTCCATCAGATTCCAGAATTCAAATGGAAGGATACCGGAACAGCGATAGTGAATGTTGTACCTATTCCGAAGGATGATTCGATCGTAAGCGTCATTCCAATTAAAGATATTTTGGCATCTACAGCATCACTTGTTTTCGTAACGAAACGTGGCCAAGTCAAGCGTACGGAGCTTAAGGAATACGCAACTACAAGATCCACTGCGGTTGCAGCCTGCAAGGTTTCAGAGGGCGACGAAGTCATTCGGGTTGTTTTGAGTGATGGTTCGAAACAAATCATGCTTATAACTAAGCAGGGAATGAGCATTCGGTTTACAGAATCCGAAGTTAATTCGATGGGTAGAGTTGCAACAGGCGTAAGAGGTATTCAGCTTAAGGATGGAGACGAGCTTGTCACCGCGGAATGGGTTGCTGAGGATGAAGGCGAATTACTCGTCATTACCGATATCGGTTACGCCAAACGTACATTGCTGCTGGATTATCCAATTCAGGGCAGAGGCGGCAAGGGTGTACAAACGTTCGAATTTAAAGAAGGCAAACGAGTGCGTCCAAATGGTTCGTCACTGATTGGGGCTTATTATTGTAAGGCAGCCAAAGAGATCGTAGCGATTACCTCATCTGGAGCGAAGCTTTCTGCTACATCGGAGAAAGCACCAATTGAAGATCGTAAATCGATAGGCAAACTCATATTCCCAGTAGAGAAAACCGACGTTATTACGAGCACGCTTGCACGTTCCATAACAGACACTAATCAAAAGGTCGATTAG